The Anolis carolinensis isolate JA03-04 chromosome 2, rAnoCar3.1.pri, whole genome shotgun sequence genome has a window encoding:
- the s100z gene encoding protein S100-Z: MPTQLESAMDTLIRVFHHYSAKEGDKYKLNKGELKQLLTSELTDFLSCQKDPQLVDKIMKDLDSNKDNEVDFNEFVVLVAALTVACNDFFEEQMRKKENS, translated from the exons ATGCCGACACAACTGGAGAGTGCCATGGATACCTTAATCAGGGTCTTCCATCATTATTCAGCAAAAGAAGGGGATAAGTATAAACTCAATAAAGGAGAACTTAAACAGCTCCTCACCAGTGAACTTACTGACTTCCTTTCG TGCCAAAAGGATCCTCAGTTGGTTGATAAGATTATGAAAGATCTGGATAGCAATAAAGATAATGAGGTGGATTTTAATGAATTTGTGGTCCTGGTTGCTGCATTGACAGTCGCATGTAATGATTTCTTTGAGGAGCAAATGAGGAAAAAGGAAAATAGCTAA